From Hippoglossus stenolepis isolate QCI-W04-F060 chromosome 19, HSTE1.2, whole genome shotgun sequence, the proteins below share one genomic window:
- the zbtb47b gene encoding zinc finger and BTB domain-containing protein 47, with protein MLIVEKTTDFPSAEFSLVEDVALHFTCLMDRLNEQRLFQPDLCDVDIVLVRQRSTFPAHKGVLAAYSPFFHSLFAQSKQLRRVDLSLDALTSQGLQQILNFIYTSKLLVSSRTVRDVLNAANLLQMSDIAASCRDLISSHSLRTTCTDMANQEGLGSGDPAVAITASQLYREIKQESELGRVYTREGSSPFSVRVEEAGKTPSQQKQYYQKEEGKGGGAGSGALCKVEGNGEESKSADSHSSFNRDQIIVEVNLNNQTLNVSKGSEGKSVSATETATMFARCHDNERDSDDDDENELENDDGVEEDEDDLKRGDLLGQSSEEEDEEEDEEEEENTLNIPGLEQTSIMDRPRRGIRALAMAGTTTSMRHTLAEATRANQRPGGKRSLDGEGLGQKVRLEEKQHFPCKKCPRIFNNRWYLEKHMNVTHNRMQICNNCGKRFLLESELLLHQQTDCEKSIQCVTCGKAFKKLWSLHEHNKIVHGYAEKKFSCEICEKKFYTMAHVRKHMVAHTKDMPFTCETCGKSFKRSMSLKVHSLQHSGEKPFKCENCSERFQYKYQLRSHMSIHIGHKQFMCQWCGKDFNMKQYFDEHMKTHTGEKPYICEICGKSFTSRPNMKRHRRTHTGEKPYPCEVCGQRFRFSNMLKAHREKCFRVSNPMVADGNDPIGLDHPLVSSAVDSSGQGQLGTVLPATSVTTPPAASSPHPLHGTQLSLPLLHPIGGLPPVPHLRPPPPLFSAGRMNSNN; from the exons cTCATAGTGGAGAAGACCACAGACTTCCCCTCTGCTGAGTTCTCTCTAGTGGAGGATGTAGCTCTGCACTTCACCTGTTTGATGGACAGGCTGAACGAGCAGCGCCTCTTCCAGCCTGACCTGTGCGACGTCGACATCGTTCTGGTACGGCAGCGCAGCACCTTTCCCGCCCACAAGGGCGTGCTGGCAGCCTACAGCCCTTTCTTCCACTCCCTCTTCGCCCAAAGCAAGCAGCTGCGCCGGGTGGACCTGTCGCTGGACGCCCTGACCTCGCAGGGCCTGCAGCAAATACTCAACTTCATTTACACCTCCAAGCTGCTGGTGAGCAGCCGCACTGTGCGCGACGTGCTGAATGCAGCCAACCTGCTTCAGATGAGCGACATCGCCGCCTCCTGTCGCGACCTCATCAGCAGCCACTCGCTGAGAACCACCTGCACAGATATGGCAAATCAGGAAGGGCTTGGCAGCGGTGACCCAGCGGTGGCGATTACTGCCAGCCAGCTGTACCGGGAGATCAAACAGGAGTCGGAGCTGGGCAGGGTGTACACGAGGGAGGGCAGCAGCCCGTTCTCTGTTCGGGTGGAGGAGGCGGGAAAGACGCCCTCCCAGCAGAAGCAGTACTAccagaaagaggaggggaaaggggGCGGGGCCGGCTCAGGTGCTCTTTGCAAAGTAGAAGGCAACGGCGAGGAGTCCAAGTCCGCAGACAGCCACTCCTCCTTCAACAGGGATCAGATCATTGTTGAAGTGAACCTCAACAACCAGACCCTCAATGTGTCAAAGGGATCGGAGGGCAAATCAGTATCCGCCACTGAGACAGCCACCATGTTTGCCCGTTGCCATGACAACGAGAGAGattcagatgatgatgatgagaacGAGCTGGAGAACGATGATGGAGTTGAGGAAGATGAGGACGACCTGAAGAGGGGAGACCTACTGGGGCagagcagtgaggaggaagatgaagaggaggatgaagaggaagaggagaacaccCTAAACATTCCAGGCTTGGAGCAGACGTCCATAATGGATCGACCTCGACGGGGCATCAGAGCCTTGGCCATGGCGGGAACCACGACCTCCATGCGGCACACGCTGGCAGAGGCTACACGAGCCAACCAGCGGCCGGGTGGGAAGAGGAGTCTGGATGGAGAGGGCCTGGGCCAGAAAGtgaggctggaggagaagcagcattTCCCGTGTAAGAAATGCCCCCGCATCTTCAACAACCGCTGGTATctggaaaaacacatgaacgtcaCTCACAACCGCATGCAGATCTGCAACAACTGCGGGAAACGCTTCCTGCTGGAgagcgagctgctgctgcaccaacagACCGACTGCGAGAAGAGCATCCAG TGTGTAACATGTGGCAAGGCCTTCAAGAAGCTGTGGTCATTACACGAGCACAACAAGATCGTCCATGGCTACGCCGAGAAGAAGTTCTCCTGCGAGATCTGTGAGAAGAAGTTTTACACCATGGCTCATGTCAGGAAGCACATGGTCG cCCACACGAAGGACATGCCGTTCACCTGCGAGACGTGCGGGAAGTCGTTCAAGCGCAGCATGTCCCTGAAGGTTCACTCTCTGCAGCACTCGGGAGAGAAACCCTTCAAGTGTGAG AACTGTAGCGAACGCTTCCAGTACAAGTACCAGCTGCGCTCCCACATGAGCATCCACATCGGACACAAGCAGTTCATGTGCCAGTGGTGCGGGAAGGACTTCAACATGAAACAGTACTTTGATGagcacatgaagacacacactg GAGAGAAGCCGTACATCTGTGAGATCTGTGGGAAGAGCTTCACCAGCCGGCCCAACATGAAGCGCCACCGCCGCACCCACACCGGAGAGAAGCCGTACCCCTGCGAGGTGTGCGGCCAGCGCTTCCGCTTCTCCAACATGCTCAAGGCCCACAGGGAGAAGTGCTTCCGCGTCAGCAACCCCATGGTCGCTGACGGAAACGACCCCATCGGGCTCGACCACCCCCTGGTGTCGTCCGCTGTGGACTCGTCCGGTCAGGGCCAGCTGGGGACGGTGCTTCCCGCCACGTCTGTGACCACGCCCCCTGCTGCCTCtagcccccaccccctccacgGCACCCAACTGTCCCTCCCCCTGCTGCACCCCATAGGTGGGCTTCCTCCCGTCCCTCATTTACGCCCACCGCCTCCCCTGTTCTCTGCCGGTAGGATGAACTCCAACAACTAA